The following are encoded in a window of Panicum virgatum strain AP13 chromosome 5N, P.virgatum_v5, whole genome shotgun sequence genomic DNA:
- the LOC120675552 gene encoding trafficking protein particle complex subunit 1-like → MQFFGGSSLTSVAPEASPAPAAPPGTGTGANAQVLYVFNRNGVCLLYREWHRPLRTLDPTQDHKLMFGLLFSLRSFTAKIDPTAAEKGNLGVPLLPGQGCSFYSFKTNTYKLNFMESPSGIKLILITHPRTGDQRDSLKHIYNLYVEYVVKNPLYAPGTPIKCELFNKHLDQYVRTLI, encoded by the exons atgCAGTTCTTCGGCGGGTCGTCGCTGACCTCGGTCGCGCCGGAGGCGagcccggccccggcggcgccccccggcacgggcacgggcgcCAACGCGCAGGTGCTCTACGTCTTCAACCGCAACGGCGTCTGCCTCCTCTACCGCGAGTGGCACCGCCCGCTCCGCACCCTCGACCCCACCCAGGACCACAAGCTCATGTTCGGGctcctcttctccctccgaTCATTCACCGCCAAGATCGACCCGACCGC GGCTGAAAAGGGAAATCTTGGAGTGCCACTACTGCCAGGCCAAGGCTGTTCATTCTATAGCTTCAAGACAAACACATACAAACTGAACTTCATGGAGAGCCCTTCTGGTATTAAG CTTATTCTAATTACACATCCAAGGACTGGTGATCAGCGAGATTCACTGAAGCATATCTACAACCTATATGTTGAGTATGTTGTAAAAAATCCTCTGTATGCTCCTGGCACACCAATCAA GTGTGAACTTTTCAATAAACATCTCGATCAATATGTGAGAACATTAATCTGA